ATgactaaataaagaaatactatttaaatagcAGTGTAATCAATACTCTGTACAGAACAGATCATTTCTACATCTAGTTCAATTATGTGGGATGGTAAGTGAGTCATCATTATTAGCTCCAGCATCGCgtctgtatttttgaaaaatacatactctgaaaaaataatgttttttttctggtggGTAGGCTAACGTTACCCATTCTTTACGAAGAGCCTAACCAAAACGCCACTTACTGCTTCTGTCTGATTTGCTTGAATGTTTAAACTATATTAGAGAATTACGATTGTTGACACCGACAAAAAACACGTTCTGGCGACTGATATTTTAGTATCTTTAATACCAGCGTTTAGACACTGACAGACTTTCTCCTTACTGCCTTGTTGTGGTCTTCCTGGATCAGCTGTTTGagtgcgcatgcgcagtacGTGCTCTACTGCAGCACGGTTTGCCATGACGCTCACAACAGAGGCAAGTCCGAACAAATATCTCCCTACGTGTAATAAATTTAAGGCACAGCACCTTTATAAAGGAGTCGATTTAACGCATCTACACAGTTCAGAGGATCCCTTTTCGTCTGGCGAcagagaaaattaaaatgaaatgtgaactCGGATTATTTTCGCAGTAACCTATCATCCTTATTGCTTTTACCTGTCAAAGCGAAATTCTTCAGTGGACTAATAAGGAAGATGATGCATCCCGAGGATGAACTGACCAAAGCAGCCGCCACTGGAAACACTTATCATGTTCAGTTTTTACTATCTAACGGAGTGAATGTCAACGGGGTTAACAAATTCGGAAGAACACCTATACAGGTAGGTTTTAAGAATAAGTAAACAAGTAAAACATGCATGCATAAGACGGACTGCAGATgtgcaatattaaatataaaaattcaaagccacttaaagaaaatattttacgAAATGTCAGACTATTTTATATTACGTAAGACGTAAGAATTTGcctgattatttttttcacattcggtttaatatatgatttaatttccatttatatagcctattttttatttacttggaTAAGTACTGTACTGTTCTTTAATATTTACGTTATCCTTACAGAGTAGTGAGACTAATTGGAAACATTTTCGGCATATTTGAACTGTAATGCAATTCTAATAACCTTTAGTATGTcgttaaaattctattttagtattattaattcCCACAGTGTATTagaacattattaatattttaaatatatcctTTAGGTGTATAATGTATTTATCCTTGGCGTAGGTATTGGAGGTATTTAAGCCTGCaacatttttcttgttaaaaaaagTATAGAAGCTTTGCTGTTTCgtttgtattaaataatatagttgCGATATGATGTTTTAGCAAATGGATAGAAAATTCTCACTTACAAAAGACCATATCTAAAATAATGTGCttcaaaataagaaattaatccCATTCTATAAATTGTAGCTACTTTAAAAGTAGGTCTTATGTGAGTTTCACAGACTGTGGAGTGTTTCAACGTCGCATTTCGGTAGTTTATAAATCTAGCCTATTAGCTACAGTTTAGGCTATTGTTAAACTGTAAATGAATCTCAAGAGAGTTCTGTTACTACCAGGTtgcatatttattgtattatggGGAGggtttaaaaatgttgaaagtACAGTTTTTGTACAAACAATAGCATTTATCTTtagaataaaactaaaaataaagaggaaaaaaatgtattatatttagttttttttaattatctccCATCAAAATTCACCATCCTGTCTCAGTGAGGTAACTGCAAATATTATAATCCAGACGTAAAAATTTGTCCTGCAaatcatattgttttattattatatttactttaaaaaatatcccCTATCAGCATTCACCATCCTGTCTCAGTGAGGTAACTGCAAATATTATAAACCAGACGTAAAGTTTTTTGTCTtgcaaaacatctttttttttttttcacaactgcTGTGAATTCAAGTGGGCGATGGTCATGTTGTAATTTCACCTCGTAGCCCACTTCTagttcaaatgattcatttgttcATATTCAAATGATGGTGTGACAACTCCGCATTTTGCACGGGATGTAAAAAATGAGGTAAAATAAAATGCCTGAGACGATGTAATAGTTTAGCAAGCTTAAAACGAGGAGACACAAAGACAGCAAAAAatcaagaaaacaagaaaatgtaGATACGATTAGGCATATACTGTATTTAGCTTTCGGGCTAAttggtaaaatattataatCTTTGTCATTTTAACGAAATATGTCTAAGAGATCAGGCTGGATTATTACGAAGTGCACATGATACGcactaaactaaaaacaatatCAAGTAGGCCTAATAgcctaataaaaacaaatgttacaaCATGAgctgttatattattaaattcagTTAAACTGTCCGCGAATTGTCTCATTTTATTAGCCTACTGTCCTATAGCCGACAATATGCACTACATTATTCGTACAGAACGAAAAAAATATGCTTCTCAGTACTCAAATAGTGACATTTAAAGTAGAAATTGcacatataacatttatattgcatatatatatatatagaaaggaACAATTCTTTACATCATAAAGTAGACATTAttgacaatatttgactgagagAGAACTCATTACACGTGTTTTTTCGCCGCAGGTGATGATGATGGGTAACACGCCTTTGGCTCACCTGCTGCTGGAATATGGAGCAGATCCTAATGTGGCTGATCCCGGGACAGGAAGCACTCCTTTGCACGATGCTGCCAGAACAGGATTCATGGACACCGTGCAGCTTTTAATCCGCTTTAACGCCGATCCCAACGCAACAGATCATTACAATTTACGACCTTTGGATGTGGCACGGCAGACTGGCCATGTGGACGTGGTTGAATTTCTCAGTCGTATTTAAAcactatgtttttttcttcaactACATATTTATCACATAATATGACAggttcatatattttaaaaagtaaaagaatGAGCGCAGCAGTTAGGCTAGTTAATGCACTTCcgatttgtaataataataataatttacaatagGCTATTGTTTGTGGATTTGTATGCTGTTTAgagtattaaacattttaagcaCTTTTAATTCCTGTGGGAAATTTGTGCTTCAcagttgttcatttttttaatgccgCATTAGCCTACCCTATCAAAAACTACGGAAAGAAACCCCAACTTTAAGTCTGAAGCATTAATGATCATTTCATCCTTCTAAAAAGTGTCTGAACACAGCATTACAGCTAGATACAATtcaattatttaacatattcaaAATATGTGTTCTTTAGCACGGTGAATGATGGCTAAAAGGAGCCTAAAATTGAAGAAAGATAATGAAGTCGTCCGTTTTCTGGGTATGCGCTCAACGCAATAGTAACGTGTTTACTTTTTGgtttacatacatttctaagttctctttttttttgtaaataagatattttcGTTACGTTTATGatgttttatgataaataaaCGCAACTCTCTAAAGGCTGTGCCCCCATgcaaacttttttctttataacgcaTAAATGGGGTTCTTTCGAGCATCGCCACTACAGCGTCGAGTTCAAAAATACTGTTGATATTGTGCGGAAAGCAaagtttgttattatttatgttattttaattgcaGACCTTGTTGATTACAGAGTTTTACCTCTCGACTGCTGTAACTAACAAGTGAAACCTATGAAAGAATACagctaaaagaaagaaagaaagaaagaaagaaagaaagaaaatgtaattatttaaaactttcgCATAGAggcaatttatttttaacaaagtgGAAAAGACAAATGTCTAGTTATTTGAAGAAAACCTATTACTTGAGTGTTTATCTTTAAAGAGATTGCTACGTATTAATTCGAATACAACAAGAGGACAGTGATGTTGGCAACACGTATCTGATCTAATCTCATGAAaggaacaaaaaataattagatCAGAAATAAAAGTTTGACGTCCTCCATTTTGGAAGcag
This genomic window from Labeo rohita strain BAU-BD-2019 chromosome 1, IGBB_LRoh.1.0, whole genome shotgun sequence contains:
- the cdkn2a/b gene encoding cyclin-dependent kinase inhibitor 2A is translated as MMHPEDELTKAAATGNTYHVQFLLSNGVNVNGVNKFGRTPIQVMMMGNTPLAHLLLEYGADPNVADPGTGSTPLHDAARTGFMDTVQLLIRFNADPNATDHYNLRPLDVARQTGHVDVVEFLSRI